One genomic region from Sphingobacterium sp. UGAL515B_05 encodes:
- a CDS encoding outer membrane beta-barrel family protein, whose amino-acid sequence MKLILFFLAFPLLISAQTKQIGGQVQDANKIVLAGATVMLLDSNYQEIRDVKTDHFGKFLLTLDHPSGYYLRTSYLNFKSQELFFRSDTISGPLLLELLPEAKVLEEAQVVGRAPRLIRKLDRLEFNVQNSNLSALNSWDILKRTPLVMVNGADLMVRGNKNIVVLINDRKVMLTGDELKTYLENTAGSDVQSIEVITNPPAKYEAEGSTIINIKLSKSNLYGYRGTVVALAEKSSTWKQLFGLTQYYKNEKFNLRGTYNFGRGTYARYETNYVYYPNDQTSWEGVMDRFDTNNSQNSYVFSIDYTPDTTWTVNAGLNGYFGPKTYGIYEVPTIIYDKNHVQESSYFTTNDHQRSTKTNNLYLQVAKKLNSRWSINWSSYFTDNHSTNDQDVLTALRFKGEEPTDTRFISNNGNKNRLFSSQIDFTGKIKKLGLEFGGKFSDVKTTSTLAFFDDESGELEQRPDKSSVFDYKERNVALYGSLDYAWKKWSWKAGLRGEYTDLEGIVSEPADINKRNYFVLFPTFYMQYALTDDQQFGFSYGKRISRPSYSWLNPAKSYYNRFSYFQGDPRLRATIVHNLNLTWTKNNWNIDLFYRFEKWPNMEISRQDNNNHQLIFQYTNIKKGQGAGIDLGKSFQLTGRWGLNLQLEGMYNENYFMGTDDVLHKNDVYIGNGNISTNYVLNKDAGWNLELGNTFTSPTIQGPFHITGYSSAYVMTNRKFFKKKFEVNLSFMDIFKTEKMTISSKYGDQNNFYRDYRDTRKVNLTLRYHFGNQKVKSSNQPTRTEEQNRL is encoded by the coding sequence ATGAAATTGATCCTATTTTTTCTGGCTTTCCCCTTGTTGATTTCGGCACAGACCAAACAAATCGGGGGACAAGTACAGGATGCAAACAAAATTGTGCTGGCGGGAGCGACCGTTATGCTATTGGATAGCAACTATCAAGAAATCCGTGATGTAAAGACTGACCATTTTGGAAAATTCTTACTTACGCTGGATCATCCGAGTGGATACTATCTACGGACAAGCTATCTTAACTTCAAGTCTCAGGAACTTTTTTTTCGCAGCGATACCATTTCGGGCCCTTTGTTACTTGAACTTCTTCCCGAAGCAAAGGTACTCGAAGAAGCACAGGTCGTGGGTCGAGCGCCCCGATTGATCCGTAAATTGGATCGCTTGGAATTTAACGTTCAGAATTCCAATCTTTCAGCACTGAATAGCTGGGATATTTTGAAGCGTACGCCCTTGGTGATGGTGAATGGTGCAGATTTAATGGTCCGTGGGAACAAAAATATTGTTGTTCTCATTAATGACCGAAAAGTGATGCTCACGGGGGATGAACTGAAAACCTATCTGGAGAACACAGCAGGTAGCGACGTGCAGTCGATAGAGGTTATTACCAATCCACCTGCAAAATATGAAGCTGAGGGAAGCACGATTATCAATATTAAACTTTCCAAATCCAACCTATATGGCTATAGAGGCACGGTGGTTGCATTGGCCGAAAAAAGCAGTACCTGGAAGCAACTGTTTGGACTGACCCAGTACTATAAAAATGAAAAATTCAATCTTCGTGGTACGTATAATTTCGGACGAGGGACTTACGCACGTTATGAAACGAATTATGTTTATTATCCGAATGATCAAACCTCATGGGAAGGTGTCATGGATCGATTTGATACCAATAACAGTCAGAACAGCTATGTGTTTTCGATAGACTATACACCCGATACAACCTGGACGGTTAATGCTGGACTAAATGGTTATTTCGGACCGAAAACCTATGGTATTTATGAAGTGCCCACCATTATATACGATAAAAATCATGTACAGGAGTCAAGTTATTTTACCACCAATGATCATCAACGATCGACAAAAACGAATAACCTCTACCTTCAGGTAGCAAAGAAGCTTAATTCCAGGTGGAGCATAAATTGGTCGTCCTACTTCACTGACAATCATTCGACAAATGATCAGGATGTACTGACAGCGCTGCGATTTAAGGGGGAAGAACCGACAGATACCCGATTTATCAGTAATAATGGAAATAAAAATCGGCTTTTTTCTTCACAGATAGATTTCACCGGAAAGATAAAGAAGCTGGGGCTGGAGTTTGGTGGAAAATTTAGCGACGTGAAAACGACGAGCACCCTTGCTTTCTTTGATGATGAATCAGGGGAGCTCGAGCAAAGGCCTGATAAGAGTAGTGTGTTTGATTACAAAGAACGTAATGTGGCTTTGTATGGCTCATTGGACTATGCCTGGAAAAAATGGAGCTGGAAAGCAGGTCTAAGAGGAGAATATACCGATTTGGAAGGTATTGTATCCGAACCAGCTGATATCAATAAGCGTAATTATTTTGTGCTCTTTCCGACATTTTACATGCAATATGCCTTGACTGACGATCAGCAGTTTGGTTTTTCCTATGGAAAGCGTATCAGCCGACCTTCTTACTCCTGGCTTAATCCTGCAAAATCCTATTACAATCGTTTTTCTTATTTTCAGGGAGATCCACGTTTAAGGGCGACGATCGTTCATAATCTGAATCTGACCTGGACAAAAAACAACTGGAATATCGATCTCTTCTACCGATTTGAAAAGTGGCCCAATATGGAAATTTCCCGCCAAGATAACAACAATCACCAACTGATTTTCCAATATACCAATATCAAGAAAGGACAAGGGGCGGGGATAGACTTAGGAAAGAGTTTTCAGCTGACCGGACGCTGGGGATTGAATCTGCAGCTAGAGGGGATGTATAACGAGAATTACTTTATGGGTACTGATGACGTATTGCACAAGAATGATGTGTATATCGGCAACGGAAACATAAGCACCAACTATGTGCTGAATAAGGATGCCGGTTGGAATCTTGAACTGGGTAATACATTTACATCGCCCACGATACAGGGGCCATTTCATATTACAGGGTATTCAAGTGCCTATGTGATGACAAATCGAAAATTCTTTAAAAAGAAATTTGAAGTAAATCTATCATTTATGGATATTTTCAAAACAGAGAAAATGACGATATCATCCAAGTACGGCGATCAAAATAATTTTTATAGGGACTATCGGGATACCAGAAAAGTAAATCTGACGCTGCGGTATCATTTTGGAAATCAGAAAGTCAAAAGCAGTAATCAGCCCACTAGAACAGAAGAGCAGAATCGTTTGTAA
- a CDS encoding SGNH/GDSL hydrolase family protein, whose product MKKNKLYIAAALALLAIASCKPTLDEYTPSAGSVNFSKYVAIGNSLAAGYADGGLYLEGQKVAYPNLIAEQLKQVGGGEFKSPFFSEDQANGSGYITLTALVNGQPVTAQVTDKLAYRSASPKLLTKYTDPINNLGVPGMRMDLSMVAGMGSPAGNMYFERLLPDADMMKTYFTYSTTQNHTFFSFALGNNDALGWATNGGVVNINPITNKPDPTTVLTETAQFTAILNGYVQALTQGDRKGVLATIPDVTATPYFTTVTRAALLAAVNATNPPTPVTNIYIATKSGSRAATDQDYFVLPFSSTGLLGKPNAAQIPYGLHPLNPVEDKYVLDVSETATVVQRINEFNTAIKAAANSKGLALADVHEFLNNVKDGVRINGLAVSAKYITGNAFSLDGIHLTPIGNALMANIFISAINSKYGSKIPQVDVAKYRGVKLPDTVTK is encoded by the coding sequence ATGAAAAAAAACAAACTTTATATAGCTGCGGCGTTAGCACTTTTAGCGATCGCCTCATGTAAACCGACCTTGGACGAATATACGCCTTCGGCTGGTTCGGTGAATTTTTCAAAATATGTTGCCATCGGTAATTCATTGGCAGCAGGTTATGCAGATGGCGGACTGTACTTGGAAGGCCAAAAAGTAGCCTATCCCAATTTAATTGCGGAGCAATTAAAACAAGTGGGTGGTGGTGAGTTCAAATCGCCATTTTTCAGTGAAGATCAAGCCAATGGCTCTGGCTATATTACGCTTACAGCACTTGTCAATGGACAACCTGTGACAGCACAGGTAACCGATAAATTAGCTTATCGCTCAGCTTCACCAAAATTATTGACCAAATATACAGATCCGATCAATAACCTTGGTGTACCGGGCATGCGTATGGACCTTTCTATGGTAGCAGGCATGGGGTCGCCCGCCGGAAACATGTATTTTGAGCGCTTGCTGCCAGATGCGGATATGATGAAAACCTATTTCACCTATTCCACCACGCAAAATCACACCTTCTTTAGTTTTGCGCTGGGCAATAATGATGCGCTCGGCTGGGCAACTAACGGTGGTGTGGTGAACATTAACCCAATAACAAATAAACCGGATCCGACAACTGTGTTGACAGAAACAGCTCAGTTTACTGCGATTCTCAATGGTTATGTACAGGCATTGACTCAAGGGGATAGAAAAGGAGTATTGGCCACAATTCCAGATGTAACAGCAACACCTTATTTCACAACGGTCACCCGTGCAGCCTTACTGGCAGCCGTGAATGCAACAAATCCGCCGACACCGGTAACAAATATCTACATTGCAACAAAGTCAGGTTCTCGTGCAGCTACCGATCAAGATTATTTTGTTCTACCATTCTCCTCAACGGGATTATTGGGAAAACCTAATGCCGCACAAATTCCGTACGGCTTACACCCACTGAACCCCGTGGAAGACAAATACGTACTTGATGTAAGCGAAACGGCAACAGTGGTACAACGCATCAATGAGTTTAATACCGCCATCAAAGCTGCTGCAAATTCAAAAGGCTTGGCCTTAGCTGATGTGCATGAATTCTTGAACAATGTAAAAGATGGTGTTCGTATCAACGGATTAGCGGTGAGTGCCAAATACATTACCGGAAATGCATTCTCGCTGGATGGAATACACCTTACACCAATTGGAAATGCGTTGATGGCCAATATCTTTATCAGTGCGATCAATTCAAAATATGGATCGAAGATCCCACAAGTTGACGTAGCCAAATATCGCGGTGTTAAACTGCCAGATACCGTCACAAAATAA
- a CDS encoding trans-sulfuration enzyme family protein, giving the protein MKQDQSKIIREQVDRSALREHSTPLYLTSSFIFDSAEQGRAVFAGEEDAMIYSRYANPNTSEFINKVCILEGAEAGLSFASGMAAVFASFAGIIESGDHIVSSRAIFGSTHQLFTELFPRWGVTTTYVDAANPEEWEKAIQPNTKIIFLESPSNPGLELVDLEWLGKFKEKYPNIILSIDNCFATPYLQKPIQYGFDLVIHSATKYMDGQGRVLGGIVVGKQELIDKLMFFIRHTGPALSPFNAWIISKSLDTLGIRMDRHCSNALALAEALENHAEIEDVKYPFLPSHPQYELAKKQMKAGGGIVTFVVKGGFERAKAFVDHLEMILYTSNLGDSRSIATHPASTTHSKLSEEERLNLGIKPGSIRLSVGLEDQQDIINDILQALEKTK; this is encoded by the coding sequence ATGAAACAAGATCAATCTAAAATCATACGTGAACAGGTCGATCGTTCAGCACTTCGCGAACATTCGACTCCTTTATACCTTACATCAAGTTTTATCTTCGACAGCGCTGAACAAGGTCGGGCGGTCTTTGCTGGCGAAGAGGATGCAATGATTTATTCCCGCTATGCCAATCCAAATACTTCAGAATTCATCAACAAAGTTTGTATTCTTGAAGGTGCAGAAGCAGGATTGTCTTTTGCATCAGGTATGGCAGCAGTATTTGCCTCCTTTGCAGGAATTATCGAAAGTGGAGACCATATCGTTTCTTCACGTGCAATATTCGGTTCTACACATCAGCTCTTCACAGAACTATTCCCACGTTGGGGTGTGACCACGACTTATGTAGACGCAGCTAATCCGGAAGAATGGGAAAAAGCAATCCAGCCGAATACGAAAATCATCTTTTTAGAGTCGCCTTCTAACCCCGGCTTGGAACTAGTTGATTTGGAATGGCTGGGTAAATTCAAGGAGAAATATCCAAATATCATCCTTTCAATTGATAATTGCTTTGCCACACCTTATCTCCAGAAGCCAATTCAGTATGGATTTGACCTCGTGATCCATTCGGCAACAAAATATATGGATGGACAAGGGCGTGTTTTGGGTGGAATTGTTGTCGGAAAACAAGAGCTTATCGATAAATTGATGTTCTTTATCCGTCATACAGGCCCGGCATTATCGCCTTTCAATGCCTGGATCATATCAAAAAGTTTAGACACGTTGGGCATCCGTATGGACCGCCATTGTTCTAACGCATTGGCTTTGGCCGAGGCCTTGGAAAATCATGCGGAAATTGAAGATGTAAAATATCCATTTTTACCTAGCCATCCACAATACGAGCTGGCCAAGAAACAAATGAAAGCTGGTGGCGGTATTGTAACCTTTGTTGTCAAAGGTGGTTTTGAGCGCGCAAAAGCCTTTGTAGATCATTTGGAAATGATCCTATACACCTCTAACTTAGGAGATTCAAGATCAATCGCAACGCATCCGGCTTCAACGACGCATTCAAAATTATCGGAAGAAGAACGTTTGAATCTGGGCATCAAACCGGGCAGTATCCGCCTGTCTGTCGGTCTGGAAGATCAACAAGATATCATCAACGATATCTTGCAGGCTTTAGAGAAAACAAAATAA
- a CDS encoding OsmC family protein, with product MKIKLNRVNQAVHFEASSELSPVKVNIDGSEAIGGEGKGVRPMELVLMALGSCSVFDLHSILVKQRQQIDDIQVEVEGKRREEIPQVFTDIHINFFLKGEIDEVKAAKAAELAVKKYCSVHDMLAAGGINITYSLKIN from the coding sequence ATGAAAATCAAATTAAACCGTGTCAACCAAGCTGTGCATTTCGAAGCCAGCAGTGAATTATCCCCCGTCAAAGTCAACATCGATGGTTCAGAAGCCATCGGCGGTGAGGGAAAAGGTGTTCGTCCAATGGAATTGGTTTTAATGGCACTGGGTTCTTGCAGCGTCTTTGACCTCCATAGCATACTGGTAAAACAACGCCAACAAATTGACGATATCCAGGTCGAAGTAGAAGGTAAACGCCGGGAAGAAATTCCACAAGTATTTACAGATATTCACATTAATTTTTTCCTGAAGGGTGAAATTGATGAGGTAAAAGCGGCCAAAGCGGCTGAATTAGCCGTTAAAAAGTATTGCTCAGTACACGATATGCTTGCCGCCGGCGGTATCAATATCACGTATTCGTTGAAAATTAACTAA
- the tpx gene encoding thiol peroxidase: protein MATITFKGNPVNTKGSLPQVGEQAPDFKLTAGDLSDKSLTDFKGKKVVLNIFPSVDTGTCAASVRAFNKEASQLDNTVVLCISKDLPFAQGRFCAAEGLNNVVTLSEYKDSNFSDAYQLAIADGPLAGLLSRVVITLDENGKVLYEEQVAEIADEPNYAAAIASLN from the coding sequence ATGGCTACAATCACTTTTAAAGGCAATCCAGTAAACACGAAAGGCAGTTTACCACAGGTTGGCGAGCAAGCTCCTGATTTTAAATTAACTGCAGGCGATCTTTCCGATAAGTCTCTTACAGATTTCAAAGGAAAAAAAGTTGTATTAAATATTTTTCCTAGTGTAGATACCGGAACTTGTGCTGCTTCCGTACGTGCATTTAATAAAGAGGCTTCTCAGTTGGATAACACTGTTGTGTTATGTATATCGAAAGATTTGCCTTTTGCACAAGGACGCTTTTGTGCAGCAGAGGGGCTAAATAACGTAGTGACATTATCAGAGTATAAAGATTCAAACTTTTCAGATGCTTATCAATTGGCTATCGCTGATGGACCTTTGGCAGGTTTATTAAGCCGTGTTGTCATCACATTGGATGAAAATGGAAAAGTATTGTACGAAGAGCAAGTCGCAGAAATTGCTGATGAGCCAAATTATGCTGCAGCGATCGCATCGTTGAATTAA
- a CDS encoding META domain-containing protein yields the protein MRGNLMILAVALAFSTIACNTTGKKAEATGSGDTATTVQKPSTVDNASLEGTWELKSLTTAETAGKQLKDLFKDKIPTLTFNTKDHKVDGNNGCNGIGGTYESEKGNSIKIGDKLVSTMMHCENAAYNEFMNGLKSTTNFDVRDNELTFISGDIVVMQFVKK from the coding sequence ATGAGAGGAAATTTAATGATTTTAGCGGTTGCATTGGCGTTTTCAACAATCGCATGTAACACAACGGGAAAAAAAGCTGAGGCAACCGGTAGCGGCGACACTGCGACTACGGTCCAAAAACCAAGCACAGTGGACAATGCGTCTTTGGAAGGCACCTGGGAACTTAAATCCCTGACCACAGCAGAGACAGCAGGCAAACAACTTAAGGATTTATTTAAGGACAAAATTCCAACATTGACTTTCAATACAAAAGACCATAAAGTAGATGGTAACAACGGTTGTAATGGTATTGGTGGAACCTACGAAAGCGAAAAAGGCAATTCGATCAAGATTGGTGATAAATTGGTTTCAACCATGATGCACTGTGAGAACGCAGCTTACAACGAATTTATGAATGGTCTAAAGTCTACCACAAACTTTGATGTACGGGATAATGAATTGACATTTATTTCTGGAGATATCGTCGTGATGCAATTCGTCAAAAAGTAA
- a CDS encoding OmpP1/FadL family transporter, with the protein MKKLLFSILCASPSLLFAQGSQVNLQSPKAVGMGGAGSAYFLDESSIFYSPGALAKMDHNAISVAGNAVMYKSAFQEVGSTVVYHTRNQISTPFSLFAAFGPKNSWWKAGIGVYTPYGGAVDWGKDWVGKFSLVSLSLRAIYIQPTLSFKLTENFSVGGGFVYNVGTVDLENSVPVFYPDGHAGLATLKGTGTGTGYNVGIHYNLEDEFAISISYRSKVVTKLKNGDATFDVPESVASNFPAGNKFSAELPLPSTFAAGIAFPISEKLKMALDATLINYDIYKALDFDYKENTPVLQDTHSPKKYDKAGSVKAGLEYLASDRLQLRIGGGVIATPVQQSAYVYPETPDNTRYLISGGFTIKPSPKFDVTGSFAYQRIVARQSTNVESHLSGTYATNIFAPGIGVSYKW; encoded by the coding sequence ATGAAGAAACTACTATTCTCAATACTTTGTGCAAGTCCGTCACTCTTGTTTGCACAAGGATCACAAGTGAATCTACAAAGTCCCAAGGCAGTGGGAATGGGAGGAGCAGGCTCTGCTTACTTTTTAGATGAATCTTCCATTTTCTATAGCCCGGGTGCCTTAGCAAAAATGGACCATAATGCTATTTCAGTTGCCGGCAATGCCGTGATGTACAAATCTGCATTTCAAGAGGTTGGAAGTACAGTTGTTTATCATACTAGAAATCAGATTTCAACTCCTTTTTCATTATTTGCCGCATTCGGCCCCAAAAATTCCTGGTGGAAAGCCGGTATTGGAGTCTACACACCGTATGGTGGAGCCGTCGATTGGGGGAAAGATTGGGTAGGTAAATTCAGTTTGGTCAGCCTTTCGCTACGTGCAATCTATATTCAGCCCACATTAAGTTTCAAACTGACTGAAAATTTTAGTGTTGGGGGTGGTTTTGTATACAATGTTGGTACCGTAGACCTCGAAAATTCTGTTCCGGTATTCTATCCGGATGGTCACGCCGGACTGGCAACCTTAAAAGGAACCGGAACTGGCACGGGGTATAACGTGGGTATTCATTATAACTTAGAAGACGAGTTTGCCATATCGATAAGTTACCGCTCTAAAGTTGTCACCAAACTTAAAAATGGCGATGCAACTTTTGACGTACCTGAATCCGTCGCAAGCAACTTCCCTGCGGGCAACAAATTCAGTGCTGAATTACCGCTACCATCCACATTTGCCGCAGGCATCGCCTTCCCTATTTCGGAGAAATTGAAGATGGCTCTTGATGCAACGCTCATCAATTATGACATCTATAAGGCGCTAGATTTCGATTACAAAGAAAACACGCCCGTATTGCAAGATACGCATTCACCAAAAAAATACGATAAAGCAGGATCCGTCAAAGCAGGATTGGAATACCTTGCTTCCGACCGCTTGCAATTACGTATAGGTGGTGGTGTAATCGCAACACCGGTACAGCAGAGTGCCTATGTTTATCCCGAGACGCCAGACAACACCAGATACTTAATATCGGGAGGTTTTACTATAAAACCATCACCAAAATTTGATGTCACAGGTTCCTTTGCGTACCAACGGATTGTGGCTCGCCAGTCAACCAACGTGGAGAGCCATCTATCAGGTACGTATGCAACAAATATTTTTGCTCCTGGTATTGGTGTAAGCTATAAATGGTAA